A genomic region of Enterococcus sp. 12C11_DIV0727 contains the following coding sequences:
- the purQ gene encoding phosphoribosylformylglycinamidine synthase subunit PurQ, whose product MKFAVIVFPGSNCDMDLLWAVKDILGEEAEYVRHDADSLAGFDGVLIPGGFSYGDYLRCGAIARFSKIISEVIRLADEGKPVFGTCNGFQILTEAGLLPGTLLRNESLHFVCKTVQLQVVNNQTNFTSEYQVDEVIQLPVAHGEGNYYCDEATLEKLKENQQIVFTYANDNPNGSLENIAGIVNEKGNVLGMMPHPERAVESLLGSQDGVRFFKSIVKNYGKARTNV is encoded by the coding sequence ATGAAGTTTGCCGTAATTGTTTTTCCAGGGTCGAATTGTGATATGGATTTACTATGGGCTGTCAAAGATATCTTGGGCGAAGAGGCTGAATATGTTCGGCATGATGCAGATAGTTTAGCAGGGTTCGATGGGGTTTTGATTCCTGGCGGTTTTTCATACGGAGACTATCTAAGATGTGGTGCGATTGCCCGTTTTTCAAAAATTATTAGTGAAGTGATTCGCTTAGCAGATGAAGGCAAGCCGGTTTTTGGGACATGCAATGGCTTCCAAATTTTAACAGAAGCTGGACTTTTGCCAGGTACTTTACTTCGGAATGAGTCACTACATTTTGTTTGTAAAACCGTTCAACTACAAGTCGTTAATAATCAAACAAACTTTACTTCAGAATATCAAGTGGATGAAGTAATTCAATTGCCAGTGGCTCACGGCGAAGGAAACTACTATTGTGATGAAGCGACTCTTGAAAAATTAAAAGAAAATCAGCAGATCGTCTTTACCTATGCCAATGACAACCCCAATGGTAGCTTAGAAAATATTGCAGGAATCGTTAATGAGAAGGGCAATGTTTTAGGAATGATGCCACATCCAGAACGGGCAGTCGAAAGCTTATTAGGGTCACAGGATGGGGTACGTTTTTTCAAATCAATCGTTAAAAACTATGGAAAGGCTAGGACAAATGTATGA
- the purS gene encoding phosphoribosylformylglycinamidine synthase subunit PurS produces MYNVKVYVTYKDSVLDPQGEAVKGAVHRLGFEEISEIRIGKYFEIKVHQTAQPIETVIEAICDKLLANVNMETYRYEIVEEV; encoded by the coding sequence ATGTATAATGTTAAAGTTTACGTTACCTATAAAGATTCTGTTTTAGATCCACAAGGTGAAGCTGTCAAAGGAGCAGTCCATCGTCTTGGCTTTGAAGAAATTTCTGAGATTCGGATCGGCAAATATTTTGAGATTAAGGTTCATCAAACAGCACAGCCAATCGAAACTGTAATTGAAGCAATCTGCGACAAACTACTTGCTAATGTAAATATGGAAACATATCGCTATGAAATCGTGGAGGAAGTATAA
- the purC gene encoding phosphoribosylaminoimidazolesuccinocarboxamide synthase, which produces MLYEGKAKKLFKTDDSSVIRVKYLDQATALNGARKDSVAGKGSLNNQITAFVFEELKQKGIQNHFIRQISKHEQFIEALEMIPLEVVIRNVSAGSFAKRLGVTEGEPLAFPVLEFYYKDDQLDDPIINDDHVKILQIGTEKEILAIKQEAHKINLALIDLFGKIDIQLIDFKLEFGKRADGTILLADEITPDTCRLWDKETNDHLDKDVYRRNLGELVPVYQKVLDRLEKAFH; this is translated from the coding sequence ATGTTGTACGAAGGAAAAGCTAAAAAACTATTTAAAACAGATGATTCTAGCGTGATAAGAGTAAAATATTTGGATCAAGCTACTGCTCTTAATGGTGCTCGAAAAGATAGTGTAGCTGGAAAAGGGAGTTTAAATAATCAGATAACAGCTTTTGTATTTGAAGAACTTAAACAAAAAGGAATTCAAAATCATTTTATTAGGCAAATATCAAAACACGAACAATTTATAGAGGCACTTGAGATGATACCCTTGGAAGTGGTGATTCGAAATGTTTCTGCAGGTAGCTTTGCTAAGCGCTTAGGAGTGACAGAGGGAGAGCCACTAGCTTTTCCAGTTTTGGAATTTTATTACAAGGATGACCAACTAGATGATCCAATCATTAACGATGATCATGTGAAGATTTTACAAATAGGAACTGAAAAAGAAATTCTCGCAATCAAACAAGAAGCGCATAAAATAAATCTTGCACTGATTGATTTGTTTGGAAAAATCGATATTCAGTTGATTGACTTCAAACTAGAATTTGGTAAACGAGCAGATGGTACAATTTTACTTGCCGATGAAATCACTCCTGATACTTGTCGTTTATGGGATAAAGAAACAAATGATCATTTAGATAAAGATGTTTACCGCAGGAATTTAGGCGAGCTTGTTCCAGTCTATCAAAAAGTTCTAGATCGTTTAGAAAAAGCATTTCACTAA
- a CDS encoding inorganic pyrophosphatase — protein sequence MSYVPGSSYPDKRRDQKQPHINKRKEQAMEKLKVNVTIDRPVGYKDSFGNTYLVNYGFIAGEFGGDDEEQDAYILNIPSEKLMYFTGIVTAVIHRNDDNETKWIVIPEKSSITEKEILKQTYFIEQYFDSYVEML from the coding sequence TTGAGTTATGTTCCAGGCTCTTCGTATCCGGATAAGCGTCGGGATCAGAAACAACCTCATATCAACAAAAGAAAGGAACAAGCTATGGAAAAATTAAAAGTCAATGTAACGATTGATCGACCAGTTGGTTATAAAGATTCATTTGGCAATACCTATCTAGTCAACTACGGCTTTATCGCTGGCGAATTTGGGGGCGACGATGAAGAACAGGATGCCTATATTTTGAACATCCCTTCTGAGAAACTGATGTATTTTACTGGAATTGTAACAGCAGTTATCCATAGAAATGATGATAATGAAACAAAATGGATCGTAATTCCTGAGAAATCATCGATTACCGAAAAAGAGATCCTTAAACAAACCTATTTTATCGAACAATATTTTGACAGCTATGTAGAAATGCTTTGA
- the purB gene encoding adenylosuccinate lyase, whose translation MIDRYTRPEMGAIWTDENRYNAWLEVEILADEAWAELGDIPKEDVQKIRENASFDVARILEIEAETRHDVVAFTRAVSETLGEERKWVHYGLTSTDVVDTAYGYLLKQANDILRADLKKFTEIVGEKAKEHKQTVMMGRTHGVHAEPTTFGLKLALWYSEMKRNIERFEHAAKGVEAGKISGAVGTFANISPFVEEYVCEHLGLRAQEISTQVLPRDLHAEYLSSMALIATSIEKFATEIRGLQKSETREVEEFFAKGQKGSSAMPHKRNPIGSENMTGLARVIRGHMVTAYENVTLWHERDISHSSAERIIIPDTTILLDYMLNRFSNIVKNLTVFPENMKRNMDATYGLIYSQRVLLKLIDHGMAREAAYDLVQPKTAYAWDHQTAFRPLLEADDKITAILSKEELDDAFDYNYHLKNVDIIFERVGLA comes from the coding sequence ATGATCGATCGTTATACACGACCTGAAATGGGTGCAATTTGGACAGATGAAAACCGCTACAATGCTTGGCTGGAAGTTGAAATCTTGGCCGACGAAGCATGGGCTGAATTAGGAGATATCCCGAAAGAAGATGTACAAAAAATTCGTGAGAATGCATCGTTTGATGTTGCGCGTATTTTAGAAATCGAAGCGGAAACAAGACATGACGTAGTTGCCTTTACTCGTGCCGTTTCCGAAACATTAGGGGAAGAACGTAAATGGGTTCACTATGGTTTAACAAGTACCGATGTGGTGGACACGGCATATGGTTATTTACTAAAACAAGCAAACGATATTTTAAGAGCAGACTTAAAGAAATTTACTGAAATCGTTGGTGAAAAAGCAAAAGAGCATAAACAGACTGTTATGATGGGGCGGACTCATGGTGTACATGCTGAACCGACAACGTTTGGCTTGAAACTTGCCTTATGGTATTCAGAAATGAAACGAAATATTGAACGTTTTGAACATGCAGCTAAAGGTGTAGAAGCTGGTAAAATCAGTGGAGCAGTAGGGACATTTGCGAATATTTCACCTTTTGTGGAAGAATATGTTTGTGAACATTTAGGGCTTCGAGCGCAAGAAATTTCTACACAAGTTTTACCTCGTGATTTACATGCTGAGTATTTGTCGTCGATGGCGCTAATTGCAACAAGCATTGAGAAATTTGCGACTGAAATTCGTGGTTTGCAAAAATCAGAGACGAGAGAAGTCGAAGAATTTTTTGCGAAAGGCCAAAAAGGTTCTTCAGCGATGCCGCATAAACGAAATCCGATCGGTTCTGAAAATATGACTGGTCTGGCTCGTGTTATTCGTGGTCATATGGTGACTGCTTATGAGAATGTCACTTTATGGCATGAACGTGATATTTCTCATTCGTCAGCAGAGCGTATCATTATTCCTGATACAACGATTTTGCTGGATTATATGCTGAATCGATTTTCTAATATCGTAAAGAATCTAACCGTATTTCCTGAAAATATGAAACGAAATATGGATGCGACGTATGGCTTGATTTATAGCCAACGTGTTTTATTGAAGTTGATTGATCATGGCATGGCTCGCGAAGCAGCGTATGATTTAGTACAACCAAAAACGGCTTATGCTTGGGATCACCAAACGGCCTTTAGGCCATTACTAGAGGCAGATGATAAGATTACTGCGATTTTGTCTAAAGAAGAATTAGATGATGCTTTTGATTATAACTATCATTTGAAAAATGTTGATATTATTTTTGAACGGGTCGGCTTAGCGTAA
- the purK gene encoding 5-(carboxyamino)imidazole ribonucleotide synthase, which yields MMNLNKPLLPGQMIGIIGGGQLGRMMALSAREMGFRVGVLDPTVDCPAAQVADWHLLADYDDIEALEELAKRAQVLTYEFENVDVGALMHVQDLVSIPQGTDLLAITQDRLLEKSFLEANNIVIAPFATIVSPTDIQDAIDGIGYPCVLKTTRGGYDGKGQFVLYSTSDLAPSMNVLREGTCVLEAWIPYEKEISVLVSGNGQGNITVFPVVENIHRHNILHETIAPARVNEDVVEEAQRIARVIAEAVDLAGTLAVEMFLTSDGGIYVNELAPRPHNSGHYSIEACSLSQFDAHIRGICGWPLPEVELLSEAVMVNILGNEIYETMDVISEKPDWHFHYYGKAEAKKGRKMGHITILTEDVFETLEDIYQTNIWD from the coding sequence GTGATGAACTTGAATAAACCTTTATTACCGGGACAAATGATCGGTATTATTGGTGGCGGACAATTAGGCAGAATGATGGCTCTAAGTGCACGAGAAATGGGTTTCCGTGTAGGTGTGTTAGATCCAACTGTTGATTGCCCTGCTGCTCAAGTCGCTGATTGGCATTTATTAGCTGATTACGATGATATAGAAGCGTTAGAGGAATTGGCAAAACGTGCCCAGGTCTTAACCTATGAGTTTGAGAACGTAGATGTTGGAGCATTGATGCATGTTCAAGATTTAGTAAGCATTCCTCAAGGAACAGACCTTTTAGCGATCACACAAGATCGCTTGTTGGAAAAATCTTTCTTAGAAGCAAATAATATTGTGATTGCGCCGTTTGCTACGATTGTTAGTCCTACAGATATCCAAGATGCAATTGATGGAATCGGATATCCTTGTGTCTTGAAGACGACTCGTGGCGGATATGATGGTAAAGGTCAATTTGTTCTATACAGCACGTCAGATTTAGCTCCTTCAATGAATGTTCTTAGAGAAGGCACCTGTGTGTTAGAGGCTTGGATTCCATATGAAAAAGAAATATCAGTTTTAGTAAGTGGGAACGGTCAAGGAAATATCACTGTTTTCCCAGTTGTAGAAAATATTCATCGACATAATATTTTACATGAAACGATTGCTCCTGCGCGAGTTAATGAAGATGTCGTTGAAGAGGCTCAGAGAATTGCTCGTGTGATTGCCGAAGCTGTTGATTTGGCTGGAACTTTAGCAGTTGAGATGTTTTTAACAAGTGATGGTGGTATTTATGTAAACGAGTTAGCACCAAGACCTCATAACTCTGGTCATTACTCGATCGAAGCTTGTTCATTGAGCCAATTTGATGCTCATATTCGCGGTATTTGCGGTTGGCCGTTGCCGGAAGTCGAGCTTTTATCAGAAGCTGTAATGGTCAATATTTTAGGAAATGAAATCTATGAAACAATGGACGTGATTTCTGAAAAACCCGATTGGCATTTTCACTATTACGGTAAAGCAGAAGCGAAAAAAGGTCGAAAAATGGGGCATATCACCATTTTGACAGAAGATGTTTTTGAGACTTTAGAAGATATTTATCAAACCAATATTTGGGATTAA
- the purE gene encoding 5-(carboxyamino)imidazole ribonucleotide mutase yields the protein MSVIVSVVMGSTSDWPTMKHACDCLDEFDIPYEKKVVSAHRTPDYMFEFAEQARNRGIKIIIAGAGGAAHLPGMIAAKTTLPVIGVPVQSKALNGMDSLLSIVQMPGGVPVATTAIGKAGAINSGLLAVRMLSLYDIELAGKLEDKRKFLEETVMESSDELE from the coding sequence ATGTCTGTCATAGTTTCAGTAGTTATGGGAAGTACATCTGATTGGCCAACAATGAAACATGCCTGTGATTGTTTAGATGAGTTCGATATTCCTTATGAAAAAAAAGTAGTCTCAGCACATCGGACACCTGATTATATGTTTGAATTCGCTGAGCAAGCACGTAATCGTGGTATTAAAATTATTATTGCTGGAGCAGGAGGAGCAGCTCATTTGCCCGGCATGATCGCAGCAAAAACAACATTGCCTGTGATCGGTGTCCCAGTTCAGTCAAAAGCACTCAACGGAATGGATTCGTTACTTTCCATTGTACAAATGCCTGGTGGTGTCCCGGTAGCAACTACTGCGATAGGAAAAGCAGGTGCTATCAATAGCGGACTGCTTGCAGTTCGGATGCTTTCCCTGTATGATATAGAGTTAGCGGGGAAATTAGAAGACAAACGTAAATTTCTCGAAGAGACTGTGATGGAAAGTAGTGATGAACTTGAATAA
- a CDS encoding nucleobase:cation symporter-2 family protein, with the protein MESNGNPIKEQIVQNETDNGKAAVLGLQHLLAMYAGAVAVPLLIGTGLNFNSEQMTYLISIDIFMCGIATLLQLTVNKFFGIGLPVVLGCAIQAVAPLIMIGSDKGVGAIYGSIIASGIFVVLVSGIFSKIKKLFPPLVTGTVITVIGLTLIPVAVEKMGGGSAAAPDFGNTTSLLLAFVTIGLIIVIQVWGRGFIKSIAVLVGLVGGTLLAAVLGQVDLAPVGQATWFHFPQPFYFGTPTFDVSSILLMIIISIVSMVESTGVYFALGDITGKHIGEEELKKGYRAEGLAVILGGIFNTFPYTGFSQNVGLVQLSGIKTRRPIYYSAFFLIALGLLPKVGAVAQIIPESVLGGGMLVMFGMVAVQGMRMLSKVDYNNDKNLLIIAISIGFGLGFNMIPALFQQMPETVRMFTGNGIVMSSLTAIILNLLFNGLKTEE; encoded by the coding sequence TTGGAAAGTAACGGGAACCCAATAAAAGAACAAATCGTTCAAAATGAAACTGACAATGGTAAAGCGGCGGTTTTAGGTTTGCAGCATCTGCTGGCGATGTACGCAGGTGCTGTGGCGGTACCTTTGCTGATTGGAACAGGTTTGAATTTTAACTCAGAACAAATGACGTACTTGATTTCGATTGATATTTTTATGTGTGGGATCGCTACATTGCTCCAACTGACTGTTAATAAATTTTTTGGGATTGGGTTGCCAGTAGTACTTGGCTGCGCAATACAAGCAGTAGCGCCGTTGATTATGATCGGTAGTGATAAAGGTGTGGGTGCAATTTATGGCTCAATCATCGCTTCTGGGATTTTTGTCGTTTTAGTATCGGGAATTTTCTCGAAAATCAAAAAGCTATTTCCGCCATTAGTAACTGGAACGGTTATTACTGTAATTGGTTTAACGCTAATACCAGTGGCTGTTGAAAAAATGGGTGGTGGATCAGCTGCGGCTCCTGATTTTGGAAATACTACAAGTCTGTTACTAGCTTTTGTAACAATTGGCTTGATCATTGTTATTCAAGTATGGGGCAGAGGGTTTATCAAGTCGATTGCAGTTTTAGTCGGATTAGTTGGTGGTACGCTTCTTGCTGCTGTTTTAGGGCAGGTTGATTTAGCGCCAGTAGGTCAAGCAACATGGTTTCATTTTCCACAACCATTTTATTTTGGAACCCCAACATTTGATGTTTCTTCAATCTTGTTGATGATCATTATTTCGATCGTTAGTATGGTTGAATCAACTGGCGTTTATTTTGCTCTGGGAGATATCACAGGTAAGCATATAGGAGAAGAAGAGCTGAAAAAAGGCTATCGAGCAGAAGGTTTAGCGGTTATTTTAGGAGGAATTTTTAACACATTTCCTTATACGGGTTTTTCTCAAAATGTTGGACTCGTTCAGCTTTCTGGTATTAAAACTCGCCGACCAATTTATTATTCTGCATTTTTCTTAATTGCTTTAGGGCTGTTGCCAAAGGTTGGAGCAGTTGCTCAAATCATTCCAGAGTCAGTATTAGGCGGCGGTATGCTCGTGATGTTTGGGATGGTTGCCGTTCAAGGGATGCGAATGTTATCCAAAGTTGACTATAATAATGATAAAAATTTATTGATCATTGCTATTTCAATTGGTTTTGGTCTTGGTTTTAATATGATTCCTGCACTATTTCAACAAATGCCAGAAACGGTAAGGATGTTTACAGGAAATGGTATCGTAATGAGTAGTTTGACAGCAATCATTTTGAATTTATTATTCAATGGTTTAAAAACGGAGGAATAG
- a CDS encoding xanthine phosphoribosyltransferase, with the protein MEELVQRIKEDGRVLGEGVLKVDSFVTHQVDPDLMEAIGYRFAEVFAQAGITKVVTIEASGIAPALFAAKKLAVPMIFARKAKSLTMDEELLTSSVYSFTKQVTSQISISRKFLSSDDKVLIIDDFLANGQAAKGLVELCQQAGAEVDGIGIVIEKSFQDGRDLLEKMGLRVVSLARIASLKNGEVEFLEGDA; encoded by the coding sequence ATGGAAGAATTAGTACAACGAATTAAAGAAGATGGGCGAGTTTTAGGGGAAGGCGTCTTAAAAGTAGATAGTTTTGTTACCCACCAAGTAGATCCTGATTTGATGGAAGCGATCGGTTACCGTTTTGCTGAAGTATTTGCACAGGCAGGGATTACAAAAGTTGTTACAATCGAAGCATCAGGGATTGCTCCAGCTCTTTTTGCAGCTAAAAAATTAGCAGTACCAATGATTTTTGCCCGCAAAGCAAAAAGTTTAACCATGGATGAAGAATTGTTGACGTCTTCTGTTTATTCGTTTACTAAACAAGTAACAAGTCAAATTTCTATTTCAAGAAAATTTCTATCAAGTGATGATAAAGTGTTGATCATTGATGATTTTTTAGCTAACGGTCAAGCGGCAAAAGGTTTGGTGGAACTGTGCCAACAAGCGGGTGCTGAGGTTGATGGGATTGGTATCGTTATTGAAAAGTCTTTCCAAGACGGACGAGATTTATTAGAAAAAATGGGCTTGCGCGTAGTGTCATTAGCTCGTATCGCATCATTGAAAAATGGAGAAGTCGAATTTCTTGAGGGGGATGCGTAA
- a CDS encoding hydrolase, with translation MDEKWVPEIVTPLKQDIVQVPKVIAKASGIRIFGKKIKSIIFTTDIAIIRNTDANAVIAVYPFTPHPAITKSIIEAADIPVFSGVGGGLTQGQRSAYMSLFAEAQGSIGVVLNGPTPVETVEMVCEVVDIPVVSTVTSIHTPIDEKIEAGVTMINISAGKDTAKTVKFFRNKYPELPIIATGGPTDESITETIEAGANAITYTPPSNGELFSHKMDKYRNLEKKNDN, from the coding sequence GTGGATGAAAAGTGGGTACCAGAAATCGTAACGCCTCTAAAGCAAGATATTGTGCAAGTGCCAAAAGTCATTGCTAAAGCAAGCGGTATCCGAATTTTTGGAAAAAAAATCAAATCAATTATCTTTACAACAGATATTGCCATCATACGGAACACGGATGCGAATGCTGTGATTGCAGTATATCCATTTACCCCGCACCCTGCCATTACTAAAAGTATTATTGAGGCTGCAGATATTCCTGTTTTCTCAGGTGTAGGTGGTGGCTTGACTCAAGGACAACGTTCTGCGTACATGAGTTTATTTGCAGAAGCGCAAGGTTCGATTGGTGTAGTATTGAATGGCCCAACACCTGTTGAAACCGTTGAAATGGTTTGTGAAGTGGTTGACATTCCAGTGGTCAGTACAGTGACATCTATACATACACCAATTGACGAAAAAATTGAAGCTGGCGTAACGATGATCAATATCAGTGCTGGTAAAGATACAGCTAAGACTGTGAAATTTTTCCGTAATAAATATCCAGAATTACCGATCATTGCTACAGGCGGTCCAACTGATGAGTCTATCACTGAGACAATCGAAGCTGGGGCAAATGCTATTACGTATACGCCGCCAAGTAATGGCGAACTGTTTAGTCATAAGATGGATAAATATAGAAATTTAGAGAAAAAGAATGATAATTAA
- a CDS encoding glycoside hydrolase family 73 protein — translation MNSQRYKKKKIRKTNLPALFAGLLIVGVAFIFSINVLSDNSHIEEETAQKQGQVSKEQFIDRISPHAKELQASYGVLPSIIIGQGILESNWGQSTLASKYNNLFGIKAYGDQKKINLETREYINEEWIVIQGDFRVYDTWEESMDDHTRLFVNGVTWNPRLYEHVLLAKNYKQAAQALQDAGYATDPTYADKVIHVIESYDLNQYDH, via the coding sequence ATGAATAGTCAAAGGTATAAGAAGAAAAAAATAAGAAAAACGAATTTACCAGCGCTTTTTGCAGGTTTGTTGATCGTTGGAGTCGCGTTTATCTTTTCAATTAATGTATTGTCGGACAACTCACACATAGAAGAAGAGACTGCACAAAAGCAAGGACAAGTATCAAAAGAACAGTTTATCGACAGAATCAGTCCGCATGCGAAAGAATTGCAAGCTTCTTACGGCGTTTTGCCAAGTATTATCATTGGACAAGGGATTTTAGAGTCAAATTGGGGGCAAAGTACACTAGCTTCTAAGTATAATAATTTATTTGGGATCAAGGCTTATGGTGATCAGAAAAAGATTAATCTTGAGACGAGAGAGTATATCAATGAAGAGTGGATCGTGATTCAAGGTGATTTTAGAGTGTATGATACTTGGGAAGAATCAATGGATGATCATACGCGCTTATTTGTTAATGGTGTAACATGGAATCCCCGTTTATATGAACATGTTCTTTTAGCTAAGAACTATAAACAAGCGGCACAAGCATTGCAAGATGCTGGTTATGCAACGGATCCAACCTATGCAGATAAGGTGATTCATGTGATCGAAAGTTATGATCTAAATCAATATGATCATTAA
- a CDS encoding Gfo/Idh/MocA family protein → MNFYNWGIIGLGEIATSFVDHFQQENSKIAAVASRTLAKAETFAKEHNIPTAYGSFEELLADRSIDIVYIAVPNRQHIDHILKALSAGKHVLCEKAITMNSAELAEAMKLAEENGLILAEAMTIFNMPLYQELRSQIDSKRFGKLKMIQAPFGSYKEPDPTNRFFNPDLAGGALLDIGTYAVSFARWFFTAQPTVVSSIMQPFSTGVDEQSATILQNEAQEMATVSLSFQAKMPKQGIVAFEEAYIVINEYPRADEAKIFFNDGTVETIISGDSNQALNYEITNMIKMIDGEQSNRSLFLTKDVIDLLDQMQQAWNK, encoded by the coding sequence ATGAACTTTTACAATTGGGGCATTATTGGCCTTGGAGAAATCGCAACGAGTTTTGTTGATCATTTTCAACAGGAAAATAGCAAGATAGCGGCAGTTGCTTCTAGAACATTGGCAAAGGCTGAAACATTTGCTAAAGAACACAATATTCCTACAGCTTATGGCTCATTTGAAGAATTATTAGCTGATAGATCGATCGATATCGTCTATATCGCTGTTCCTAATCGGCAGCATATCGATCATATTTTAAAAGCATTGTCTGCAGGCAAACATGTTCTTTGCGAAAAGGCAATCACGATGAATAGTGCGGAGTTAGCAGAGGCGATGAAATTAGCTGAAGAAAATGGGTTGATTTTAGCTGAAGCCATGACTATTTTCAACATGCCTTTATATCAAGAGCTAAGAAGCCAAATTGATTCTAAGCGCTTTGGTAAATTAAAAATGATCCAAGCTCCCTTTGGCAGCTATAAAGAGCCTGATCCAACAAACCGGTTCTTTAACCCTGATTTAGCTGGCGGTGCGCTTTTGGATATTGGTACGTATGCCGTTTCTTTTGCTCGTTGGTTCTTTACTGCTCAACCCACAGTAGTTTCATCTATTATGCAGCCATTCTCAACCGGCGTAGATGAACAATCAGCAACGATTCTTCAAAATGAAGCACAGGAAATGGCTACAGTCTCATTAAGTTTCCAAGCTAAAATGCCCAAGCAAGGAATTGTCGCTTTCGAAGAGGCTTACATTGTGATAAATGAGTATCCACGAGCAGACGAGGCCAAAATCTTTTTTAATGACGGTACAGTGGAAACAATCATATCCGGTGACAGCAACCAGGCTTTAAACTACGAAATCACAAATATGATCAAAATGATTGATGGAGAACAATCGAATCGTTCACTCTTTCTAACAAAAGATGTAATCGATCTACTTGATCAAATGCAACAAGCTTGGAATAAATAA